CCGAAGCGTGTCGGGGCCGTACATCCGCATGCCGCCCGCGCCGAGGATCAGCGGCTCGACGATGAAGGCGGCGGGTTTCTCGCGCGCGGCGCATGCGGCTTCGAGCGCGTCGAGCGTCGCCTGCTCCGCACCCGCTTCCGGGAAGGGGATGCTTTCGACATCGAACAGCAGCGGCGCATAGCTGGCAGTGAACACCCCGCGCGCGCCGACCGACATGCCGCCGACCGTATCGCCATGATAGCTCGAAGCCATCACCAGGATGCGGTGGCGCGGCTCGCCGCGATTGGTCCAGTAGCCGAGCGCCATCTTGAGCGCGACTTCGACACTGGTCGACCCGCTGTCGGAGAAGAAGACGTGGCGCAAAGGCGCGGGCATGATCTCGATCAGCCCCGCCGCGACCGTTTCCGCCGGTTCATGGGTGAAGCCGGCGAAGATGACCTGATCGAGCTTCTGCGTCTGCTCGGCGACTGCTCCCATGATGCGCGGGTGGCAATGGCCGTGCGTCGTTACCCACCAGCTCGAAATGCCGTCGATGATGCGGCGGCCCTCGTCGGTGTAAAGCGCCGCGCCCTCGCCGCGCGCGATGCGCGGGATCGGTTCGCCGAGGCCATGCTGGGTAAAGGGGTGCCAGACGGGGGATGTCACAGATCGAGTGCCTCCAGATCGAAGCCTTCGGCAAAGGCCATGTGGAGCGTTTCATAGTCGAGTGCAGAAAGATGCGGCAGGCGACCGAGACGGCGGACCTGGCCGATCGCGCAGATCGTCCGTTCGCTATCGGGCACGGCGTCGCCGACGAACGCGATTCCCGCGATCGGGATGTTGCGTGATCGCAGCGCCTCAATCGAGAGCAGGCTGTGGTTGATGGTGCCGAGCGATGTCCGCGCCACCAGCACCACCGGCGCGCGCCACTGCGCGAACATGTCGGCGTAGAGCAAGGGTTCGGCGAGCGGGACGAGGACGCCCCCCGCGCCTTCGATCACCAGCAGCCGGTCGCTTTGCGGCGGCGTGAGCCTGTCGGGGTCGATCAGCACCCCCTCCTCCGCAGCCGCAAAATGCGGCGATGCCGGTGTCTTGAGCCGATAGGCTTCGGGAAAGACGCGATCGTCGCGCAGCCGCGCCAGCCGGGTTACGGCCTCGCGATCGGTTTCCTCGTCGAGCCCGGCCTGCACCGGCTTCCAGTAAGCGGCGCCGAGCGCGTGCACGAGCGCGGCGGAAATGACGGTCTTGCCGACGCCGGTATCGGTGCCTGTGACGATCAGATGGCCACTCATGCCAGGTCTCCCAAGCCTTGCGCCAGCGCGTCAACGTCATCGGGCGTCGCGTTGAGCGTCAGCGAGATGCGCAGCCGCGCGGTTCCCTGCGGCACCGTCGGCGGGCGGATGGCGCGAACGTCGAAGCCTTGCGCCTGCAATGCCTCGGCCATCGCAACGGCGCGGGCATTGCCGCCGACATGGCGCAGCAGGATCTGGCTGCCCGTCGCGGGGACGCCGATCGGGGCGAGCTTCGCCGCCGCATGGTCGACCAGCGCGTGGAGTTGCTCGCGACGCTCCGATGCTTCCAGCGAGCGGATCGCGGCGCGGGCGATCGCGGCCATCAGCGGCGACGGCGCGGTCGAGAAGATGAACGGGCGGGCGCGGTTGACCATGAAGTCGGCAAGCAGCCGGGGCATGCCGAGCAACGCGCCTTCGCAACCCAGCGCCTTGCCGAGCGTGCGCAGAATCACCCGGTTATCGGCGCGCGGCAGTTCGGCGGAGAGCCCCCTGCCCAGCGGCCCCCAGACGCCGGTCGCGTGCGCCTCGTCGACTACCAGCATCGCCTCGTGCCGGTCGGCCAGTGCGGCGAAGTTTGCCAGCGGTGTCTTGTCGCCGTCCATCGAATAGAGGCTCTCGACCGCGATCCAGACGCGGCCGGTGCCGCCTTGCCCGCGCCAGTCGGCGATGACCGCATCGAAGGCCGCAACATCCTGATGCGCGGCGGCGCGCGTTTCGGCGCGGCCGAGCCGCATACCGTCATGCACGCTGGCATGGATCAGTGCATCGTGAACGACGAGGTCGCCGCGCTGCGGCACCGTGGCGAAGAACGCCGTGTTCGCAGCGAAGCCGCTCGAGAAGAACAAGGTCGCTTCGTCGCCGAAGAACGCCGCTGCCTCCGCCTCCAGCGCTTCGATCTCCGGGTCGTTGCCGCGCAGCAGCCGCGAGCCGCAAGACCCGATCGGCACGCCGCGCGCCAGCGCCTCCCCCGCCGCCTCGCGCAGCAGCGGCGCATCGGCGAGGCCGAGATAGTCGTTCGACGAAAAGTCGACGCCCCGGCGTGGGCTCAGCCGCCGGAGCGATCCGGCATCGGCAAGCGCGGCGAGATTGGATTCGAAGGGTGCGGCCCAGTTCATTGTTCGGGGCGGGTAGCCCAGGGAAAGCGCGGAATCCAGAAAGCGCTTCTTTGCCCGGTCACGCCGCCGGCTTGCTCCGCAACAATGCCGAGCGGAGGCATTCGCACACCACCTCGTCGCGCTGGTTGAGTGTCTGGTGCTTCCAGGTGACGATCCCCTGCCCCGGCCGCGATTTGGACGGGCGCGTTTCGACCACTTCGCTGGTCGCGCGCAGCGTGTCGCCGAGGAAGACCGGCTTGG
This genomic interval from Sphingosinithalassobacter tenebrarum contains the following:
- a CDS encoding adenosylmethionine--8-amino-7-oxononanoate transaminase — translated: MTSPVWHPFTQHGLGEPIPRIARGEGAALYTDEGRRIIDGISSWWVTTHGHCHPRIMGAVAEQTQKLDQVIFAGFTHEPAETVAAGLIEIMPAPLRHVFFSDSGSTSVEVALKMALGYWTNRGEPRHRILVMASSYHGDTVGGMSVGARGVFTASYAPLLFDVESIPFPEAGAEQATLDALEAACAAREKPAAFIVEPLILGAGGMRMYGPDTLREMAGICAANDVLLIVDEVMTGWGRTGTLLACEQADVTPDLMCLSKGLTGGSMPLAVTMATAPIFDAHLSTDKAKMFFHSSSYTANPIACAAAAANLAIWREEPVRERIAGLCDRQEAWRARLAADARFHNVRRTGTIVAAEVAVPDGDYLSAAGPRMAAVFREANVLLRPLGNTVYLMPPYCIDDADLGALHDAVDRAADAALSGG
- the bioD gene encoding dethiobiotin synthase encodes the protein MSGHLIVTGTDTGVGKTVISAALVHALGAAYWKPVQAGLDEETDREAVTRLARLRDDRVFPEAYRLKTPASPHFAAAEEGVLIDPDRLTPPQSDRLLVIEGAGGVLVPLAEPLLYADMFAQWRAPVVLVARTSLGTINHSLLSIEALRSRNIPIAGIAFVGDAVPDSERTICAIGQVRRLGRLPHLSALDYETLHMAFAEGFDLEALDL
- a CDS encoding 8-amino-7-oxononanoate synthase, with amino-acid sequence MNWAAPFESNLAALADAGSLRRLSPRRGVDFSSNDYLGLADAPLLREAAGEALARGVPIGSCGSRLLRGNDPEIEALEAEAAAFFGDEATLFFSSGFAANTAFFATVPQRGDLVVHDALIHASVHDGMRLGRAETRAAAHQDVAAFDAVIADWRGQGGTGRVWIAVESLYSMDGDKTPLANFAALADRHEAMLVVDEAHATGVWGPLGRGLSAELPRADNRVILRTLGKALGCEGALLGMPRLLADFMVNRARPFIFSTAPSPLMAAIARAAIRSLEASERREQLHALVDHAAAKLAPIGVPATGSQILLRHVGGNARAVAMAEALQAQGFDVRAIRPPTVPQGTARLRISLTLNATPDDVDALAQGLGDLA